DNA from Mugil cephalus isolate CIBA_MC_2020 chromosome 5, CIBA_Mcephalus_1.1, whole genome shotgun sequence:
TGTTACGGTGCTACATCCACTTTATGCCGAAAGTTGGGCCAAAATTAAGCAGCCTGTCGTAAACTGACAGGGGACACCACATCATTGGGAAGAATAAGAAATAGGGAAAGAGCATTAAAAGAGGGAGGTTGGTAGAAagtagctgtttgttttttgttttttttttttaggttcacATTTTTGTAGCAGAGGGCATGTGTTTTGCCATGACAGCATGTGTGTACTACCTGTCACAGCCCTTCGGATCTCCCTGGCCGCCTCCTCACGCATCTCCAGTGATGCCTGTTCACTGTACCAGGCAGCATGAGGCGTGCAGATCAGATTGGGAGCATCCTTCAGCGGACCCTGACTGAAACTGACACATGCAAATACAATTGCATCAGCCTATTCAGTACTTTGAATCACTCATTCTACAAAATGTCAGCAACACTACTTGTCATAATTTACCAGATCTGTGGCGACATTGTTTAAATtgcttgttttatctttttttaagatGCCGGCTATTTGTTTGGATCAGTGGAAAGTCAGTGAGCAGTGGAAAGATTGGAAAGATTGTCATTCAATTATCCAtcacatgacaaataaattaattacacactgttaaaaaaaaatgaaaagaacatttttaatcatattGCATCAAGTTAGTTAATCTGGTCAGTTAGTACCAGAAGGATTGTTAACCAGCCTCTGCTTTAGTGTTAATGAAATTAACACCAGGTGCACTAGAGGGGCAACAATGCGACGGCCCCCGACGGTTTTAAAGGTGGAGGCCACTGacattttttccctcctcctctttttccctgTTTTTCACCAGTTTTGCATTTGGCTAGGGGCAGTATCACTCCTGGCAGCATGAGGTGATAACTGGACCCTACAGAGGCTCAGTCCAACTCAAGCAGTAACTCAAGTAAAGCTGGACAAGGCCGTAGCAGATCCTTGACCCATCAGCAGAACCCACATCAGCTCACCTGATGAGCACTGCCAGAGCACTATGAAATGAGAATGTGTCTGACCAAACAATCGGAAACAGACATGAGGGTGATCTGAGGGCCTGACATCCTGTAGTGGCCCCATGGAGCTTGATTGGCATTTACCATACAACACCAGAATTGGCAGTACTGCCACTATTGCCCTGTGGTTTTCACAGATGAGAAATGAATGGGTGGAGAACGTAATGCTCCCTGTAACATCGTTACAACGTGACCAGCTTGGTGGTGGGTCAGTGATGGTATATCCATGGAGGGACGCACAGACCTCTACAGGCTAGACAACAGAGCCCTAACTGCCATTAGGTGTCAGGTTGAATCCTTGGAACCACTGTCAGACACTGCGCTGGTGCAGTGGCTCCTGTTTTCCTTCTGGTGCACAACACTATGTTAAAAGGGCATGTAGGGATTGGAGGATGAAGGAATTGATACAACtgactgacccctacactcgcCTCACAAAATGGACGAGCCTGCCACATGATTTTCTGGGTGTCCTTGGTTGGCTGTCCGTTGGTTGATCATCTTCATTTCCATCAAACAATGTGACCTCTATTAGTTCCTAACTCATTACCCTGTTCATACCAGTATAGATATCCAGCATGATTTGTTTTCCCATTGAGAtctgatgtgtttatttaatatttctagCAGggtatatttttgttttgtggaagaTAATAATTTTCTGTTGCAGAGTTCTGTTGCAGAGGcataaatatggaaaaaatatttttgaaaggctttattagtttaaatattaataatgacaGATCAGCTGTAACATTATGGTCATAATCACttaatacataataaaaatcACATAATCAAACAGCAATTATCATGGCACCTGTAAGAAGGAGGAATATACTAGGAAGAAAGTGAATATTTTGTTCTCAAAGTTGATGTGAGAAACAAGTGGAAGACATTGAGCCCAATTCTGATGTCTGTGCAACATGCAACTCTTGTTgggtgttcctggtctgcagtggtcattAGCTATAAAAAGGCTCACTGACATATGAGCAACTGCAGCTCAAAAGGTTTGTGGTGGTTCTGGCAGATAGGTGTCAGAACACAGCGTCTTTTGTATAGGGTGGCATAGGGGTGTCTTAAACATCATGTGGATGGCCTGGTGCATGGATGTCGCTTATCTGGGGAACACATGGCTCACAGATACAAGGAACACCCCTTTGCTGTTGCCATGCGGTTGTGTTCGTCTGCACCGATGTTCGGGTGGTATATGTATCGAGATAGCTTCCATCAAAGCACCAGGATCCAGGTTTCTCAATGAGATCATCTATGCTATCACCTTCACAGGTTGGTGATTGATAAGTACtactatttaaatgtttttttgtgtctataGAACTAGATTTAAATGCCTTGGAAGGTAATATTATGTAAAAACGGCAAATACCTGAAAGGCTCTGTCTCATGAACATCCAGAGCAGCTCCACGTATCCTGCCCTCCTTCAGGGCTTGAGCCAGGGCCTTCTCATCCACCAGGCCCCCCCTCGCTGTGTTCACCAGGAACGCCCCCTGTCGCAtctttaatacacacacacacacgtgcacacacacagtcagtgatTTACTTTGACTTAGTACACAagacttaaatttaaaaattgatTCACTTTGCCCTGGGGACATTAAAGTCATAATAACGTTAAATATGAAACAGGATATATAGAGTGCACCTATTAAAAATCACATATTATGCTCTCAAAAATTCCCACTGAAACCtaaccatgaaaataaatatgagatgttttatttattcccatAAAGCAATTGTCTTTTCAGTGACACTCCTGCAGCAAGGTCAGAATTGTTTAAGAGCTACCGTATGATCCTTCAGGCTGAAGAAGAGCACCCAGTACTGAGCCTCATCTCATTAATCAGGATGCAGGGGGTGGGCTTCCCTGGGTATCCGCCTGTTTAATATTTATAGCTATGGGATGTAGTAGCTGATGTCaggataaataaatcatttgtgtGTGCGATTGTTAAGtgtcgcgtgtgtgtgtgggctgctCTCTACCTGTTTGATGGTGAAGTCGTTGATCAGGTGGTGGTTGTGTTCGTTTAGACTGCAGTGCAGCGAGACGCAGTCGGAGTGAAACAGCAGAtcctgaggaggaagagagacatAGGTGGAAACGATTTTGAGGAGGCGATCAAATGTCACCAATAAATAGTTAGCTGATGTCTGTGTTACATGCAGTGCAGTGCAACGGGGATGTGGGCAACTGCAGCATTCATTCACAGACAGGCAAATGTCACGCTGCTGCTTTAAATCCAAATCCATTGCAATTTCTCACTGAACTGAGTCCctgaatcatttaaaaaagaaattaggtCTGGAAATGGATTAGCTTTCAGTATTTTACAGCCTCAGCACCATAAACTGTCCATTAGCTACGCCAGTCAGAATCAAGGTAAATGATTTACTGGCTGGCTTAAAGGGTGTGGAGGTCTGGAAGGGCTTCTTGTCAGTATAAATAACGGATTCCTATAAAACATGAGCGCTGGAAACATTTGTAAGTCTAAAACGCAAAATGGTGTGACAGTATGTGTGTTACCTGTAGTGTGTTGAGTCTTTGTAGTCCTAGGGATCGTTCTACTCCGTCAGCCAAGTAAGGGTCATAGAAAACCAAATTGAAGCCAAAGGCCTTGGCTCGAAGCGCCACAGCCTGGCCCACCCGACCTACAAACACATGAGCAGCCACAGGCAtggagtcacacacacatcagtacTCACACCACaaattcatttgaaagaaaaaaataaaaatatgtatatatatatatatactgtatgtgtatatatatatatatatatatatatatatgtgtgtgtgtgtgtgtgtgtttctttaaccTTCCCTTTTTTCTAACTTCCactaattattaaatactttgtACGCACATTTGCACAATCTACAGGAAAGAGATTTGCATTTAGCTCCTGGTTAATCCGCTTATGTTTTATTGGAAGTAACTCCTTGGGAAGCCAGTTTAGCTGAGCGATGGACAAAACCTCATGAATTAATGTTAAAAATAGACACAttatttaaagggttaaaaactTGACAACTTTCCTCAGCAGCAGCCCGATCGACAAAGTAATGTTCTCACCACCATGTTACTGTTGTCATCTTCAAAGCTTTACAGTACATCTTATACCTTTTAACAGGCTCATGGTGTGTCAAAGACCAAAGTGAAGCTCAGAGAGGACCGTGCCTTTGATTTGCCTCTGCACATTAGATAggcctcctctctgtgtgttttaagtCACTACTTAGAACCCATCTCTTCCTCTTGGCCTTTGACACACTGtaaaatgtctattttattttattgtttcatatggctggtttatttttttgttttgttttttacttgtattttatgtttaaattctTCTATATAGCATTTTCACTTtggctgttttatttaattgcttTAGGAAGTGCTTCTGCTTGATGTGCAGCGTCAAATCTGCAGGAAgtataacagaagaagaggtgttttttttccaacataaCTGACATCAATAAATTCAGTCAATAAAAGAAGATGGCCACGATGGAGGCACATTTTCTGCTGCCTACAATGATTCTGGCTTCAAAACACTTTGTGTACTCCCTGGAAACATGCCACATGTGCATTTACTAGGACCAGAGAAATGAACTCAGATCATATATTTACATGGTTATTGGGAGCTGATACTTATGACTAAACAGATCATCTAAAGGTTTAGTCTGCTCACATTAACAGCATATACACGAGGctattattttgattattagttGGAAACAAATATCCATGTGGCAACTGTGAGCACATTAGCGTGCTGGTCCTAGTACTTTGTTCAGAGTGACAAGGCGTAAAGttgagtttgtgttgtttctcaCCGAGCCCTATGATTCCCAGGGTCTCTCCTCTGATCCTCGCCGCTCCTGATGCCACCTCTCGGATCTGTTCTACGCTCTGAACCCGTGTGCCCTCCCGCAGAGCCTGGCAGGAATAACAATTAAGTATCACagacaaatattaaacaaaaacaaagcagtttaaCATAACCCAGGTTTATGCCTTACTGTTAGGACTTAAGACCAAAGTCTAAATccttgtattttattgtgatcATGATTATGAAGGAAGTCTAAATAATGATTTGAGGAACATGTTACTGTACCTTCTACACTTTACATCAACGCCTTTCAAATACAGCCACATtctaaagaaaatgaaacgtTTCAATTTTGCTGATTCGTCAGTAGACAGTGATAAGTAATTGTCGAAACTGAGATTGTGGTAACCGAATGCACTCCTCTAATCAATACAGTTTGAATCAGTCAGTTTAAATCCACTGCATTTAAGTCTCTTTTGTCAGTTACACGAGGCTACAGACCTGGTGCAGCCAGGTGGTGCGTCGGTACAAGGTGAGGATGTGACACAGCGTGGAATCTGCCGTCTCCTCCACCGAGGCGGCTGGCATATTGCATACAGCTATGCCTGTTGGACCAGAGAGCAGATAAGGATTTGTAATAGCTTTTTAGGGCCATTTGTGGGGAGGGATGAAGTCTACTAAAAGCTATTTTGGTAGAGAAATCCTGTCAGAAGGCGCGAGGTCAGCAAGTTTCTCTATGAAATACCAAACTATACTTTAAAAAAGCAAAGTCTGTTGGTAGCAGGAGATAGGGGAAGTTAGTGAAGTTCAGGAAagagattaataaaaaaaagactaagtGACTTCTTCTAAACATGGCAGCTGCCTTCTGGCTTTTTGCAATACTTTATAAGTTGGAAGAATATGGTTATATTTCTGAGTTTGCCATGTCTCTGTCACATAGTTAGATGTTAGTTAGTAGTTAagcaactgaaaataaaacggGGTTAATTATGCACAGTTACAACCTTCAGACTACATCTGCTTTCGGTTGGcttaaagcacatttttacttttgaatcTACAGGTCATATTACTCTGATAAGAATCAATGGTGGTGAAACAGCAAACCACAAATCAAACCTGACTCAAGCTTTAACAGTGAGGGCTGGGTGATATACAGTGAATTAAATCACAAATCCAGATTAGTGCTCCCTTTCTTATCACCCAAACCCAGCTTCTGAAGATCATAGGCTGAATACTGAATAATAGTACAGTACCTTCAGGATTTAGAAATAGTTTGGatttaatatagaatatatataatatagaacAGGCCACTGTACTGCGTAAACAAAAGCATGCAGTGAAATGGTGAGCATTGTGTGCCTCtatgggcctgttcagaccttgcattctGATTTTGGTAGAGAAATGTTGCCAGTGACCAGCTTCAGGtacatgtgttcagacctggcattaacgtGCGTCTCCAGgtctgatctcagttttgcgCTCTGGATGGTACTAAACTTCTGCCCTTTTTGCAGTCTCTTACCGAGTTCTCCGGCAGACTTGATGTCAATGTTGTCATAACCACTGCCAATACGGACGATGATACGCAGAGCTTTAAACTTTTCCAGGTCTTCTCTCATCAGAGTGATGGTGTGGTACATCAGAGCTCCTACAGCTTCATTCAggacctgaacacaacacagataAATGATAGGGAGAATCAATATCCTCGAGAGTATCTTCATGAAATGTAGCCCTCCTTAACTGTCAGTATGAACAGAAATACAACAGGGGAAAGTATAAAACAGTTTGCTTATGCTTCATTTCACCATATGCAGTGCACACTTCATGGAGTGAATATCATCTGTATGAGCCAGAGTTCACTGAGTTCACAATCAGTCTTTCTCAGTATGTTCTTGTAAATGTTTCCTCATATCCTGTTTTTGTATATCGCTGCCTGCAACTAATAACTGAATTTCGTCAGAATGAAATACAATAGAAACTGTTTTGGGACCACAGGAATCAAGATAATTTGTCTGCTTCCAGCAAAAAAACTGTCTAATATTAGCGGGACTCTTACTCACACATGAGTCTCAGCGACTCCTGATCAGGACGGTGTCTCGTTGTCTAAACTGCCAAAGACATATTGTGACTCAGAGGCACATAATTAGATTATCacatagaatagaaaaatatggCTCAGTGTGAAAATCCTGTTCGGTGTCAGCCGCCACCTTTTAATTGGTTCTCAGTTAATCGTATGATCTTTCTCTAGCATTGCCAGCAGTTGGCTTCTTGTGTGCGAGCGAGGATGAAAATCACATGCGGTTACAGTAAAGAAGCCCTTTTAATTACACAATGAGGTGGCTGCTAaccagggagacagagagagagagagcaagagacaGATAGTGAGCGAGGGGGAGAGCCATCTGTTTCTCCCACACTGTGGCCTACTGAGCGCGCTCACAGAGAGAGTGCCTGGCAGACACCCAGAACAAGACGTAACCCTGCCAGACATACAAACCCATTTATGATCCATGGTGGCGAGATATGAGCATGGCCcacatttttgctttgtgcACTTTATTCGGAACTTATATGTCTGCTTCTCTTTAATCCTTTAGTGTATTTTGTAACTGGTATCACATTTTTGCACATCTTTAATGACAGCcagtatttaaatttaaatttgacaaGTCAGTGGAACAAATGACCAaattaacttgttttatttagtttggcatttaaatattcatataatTAGAGGAGGATGGGAACCTGTTTTCAACTCTGTGGCTCATAATGATGGGCAGTGTATTGGCATAAACAGTTTCCTGAtcagagaaaaacataaaagatgAACTTGATCTATGCAGCATCACAGATTTCTGTGAAAAGctttaaaatcagttttgacCTTATTTAGTTACAGATCTACATTGGCTAATTATTATTAGATCAAGATTTATGTGGCACGTATTTTTATGAGAGATTGtttcatacattttctttaGAAAAGAGCCAAAGATAGGCAAATGTAAAGCTTTCTTACTTCTATAGTGTCACATTTTGTCTCTGAAAACTGTGGAGATTGTTCATGGTtttcaaaatcattttcaaCAATGTTATTGACAAAGATGAGTTAGTAGATTAATTGACAGTGAAAGTGATAATTAGTTTTGGCAGACTCGGTTAGATGAGATTGATGGATTATGCTACAAACGCCAGAACTTTGTCTCCTAACGTTACTTGTCAAACATGTCCCAACATATACCAAAGATTTAACACTCATGAATgtatgacatttttttgtttgttccaaTTAAAAGCTAGACAGTCAAACTCTTGCCAAATTAGTTAAGATAATCCAAACCAGGTAAATATCTAAACATATTGCAAGAATGCAAGATCTATCTGCAGATAGAtcttgcatttttgttttatttaatgattttgaGTACACACTactaataaaagtaaatactaTACTTGTGTAAAAAGTTAATGTTGCATGTTAATACAACTCAACATGTTAAGTTTGAGCTTGTGTAAAAACTTCAGTGGTATAGGGCAACGGGTTTCCACGCGTTTTTTTCAAGTAAAGTCAACTAATTCGGGTTAAGAGTGTGGAAGTAAAAAGATGTGTTTAAGGTTTCATTACTGATCGTCTCGGTGATGAGGAAGAAATTAGAGAAGCATCCAAGAAATATGTCTGACACTACATATGAGAGAGacatacaaatgaaaaagaagagaagtgaGTGATGGTCTCTTGGCGTTTGTGTGACtcagcagtgtttgtgtcaTGATCCACTgtagttttaaaagaaatgtgattttaatAAGATATACTGAAATTTctaaacttttcat
Protein-coding regions in this window:
- the LOC125008047 gene encoding C-terminal-binding protein 1 isoform X1; this encodes MGSSHLLNKGMPLGVRPPIVNGPMHPRPLVALLDGRDCTVEMPILKDVATVAFCDAQSTQEIHEKVLNEAVGALMYHTITLMREDLEKFKALRIIVRIGSGYDNIDIKSAGELGIAVCNMPAASVEETADSTLCHILTLYRRTTWLHQALREGTRVQSVEQIREVASGAARIRGETLGIIGLGRVGQAVALRAKAFGFNLVFYDPYLADGVERSLGLQRLNTLQDLLFHSDCVSLHCSLNEHNHHLINDFTIKQMRQGAFLVNTARGGLVDEKALAQALKEGRIRGAALDVHETEPFSFSQGPLKDAPNLICTPHAAWYSEQASLEMREEAAREIRRAVTGRIPDSLKNCVNKEFLTQNNHWAGVDPAAVHPELNGAYRYPPGVVSLPAGGLPPPVEGIVPSAVPITHTLPPAVTHPPHAPSPNTVKPPEGDREQHPNDQL
- the LOC125008047 gene encoding C-terminal-binding protein 1 isoform X2; amino-acid sequence: MGSSHLLNKGMPLGVRPPIVNGPMHPRPLVALLDGRDCTVEMPILKDVATVAFCDAQSTQEIHEKVLNEAVGALMYHTITLMREDLEKFKALRIIVRIGSGYDNIDIKSAGELGIAVCNMPAASVEETADSTLCHILTLYRRTTWLHQALREGTRVQSVEQIREVASGAARIRGETLGIIGLGRVGQAVALRAKAFGFNLVFYDPYLADGVERSLGLQRLNTLQDLLFHSDCVSLHCSLNEHNHHLINDFTIKQMRQGAFLVNTARGGLVDEKALAQALKEGRIRGAALDVHETEPFSFSQGPLKDAPNLICTPHAAWYSEQASLEMREEAAREIRRAVTGRIPDSLKNCVNKEFLTQNNHWAGVDPAAVHPELNGAYSLLTLLSGIPQV